From the Argentina anserina chromosome 3, drPotAnse1.1, whole genome shotgun sequence genome, the window AGAGAAGCAAATGGTGTGGCTCATAGGTTAGCCCATCTTGTTAGAAATCCATAAATGGATGAGTATTGGGTTCGGCAGATCCCTCGTAGTATTGTGGTTGTCCTACTATTTTAGGTTTAGGCTTTTTGTCCTCCTTGTACTCTCATTTATCTTCAATAATCGAATACCTAGCGGGACATTCACCATTTCACCCGttgtcagaaaaaaaaagataattttAAGGCATGGCgctaaaaatgaaaaaaaaaacaatgttgttttgtttataAAGTACGCTTAAGGCTTTAAGCTATGAATTTTCGAATAAGATCAATGTTTAAGCTTCGAACTTGGATAAACGCAATCGcattaagtttttattaatcTATTGTGAGTCGAACTTTAGacaaataaacatttacaTGTTTTTCTATGAATTTCTGTTCGTTGTTTAAAAATTTAGGACATCAATTTTCCTCGAAAAGAATAGAAAAGTTTGGCCCAAAAGGCAGGTGACGATGGATAGAATAAAAGACACAAACTGAGTGAAATCAGAACCGAGTGAGTTTCGATTTTCCCTTTCTCTCCTTCTCCCTAAAATCGATCTCAAATCTCGTcgttgaagatgaagaaggaaGACACCGTGAAGCTGATCAGCGCCGAGGGCTTCGAATTTGTCGTCCACAGAGACGCCGCCATGGTCTCCCAGACCATCCGCAACATGCTCACTTCTCCAGGTccgtttctttctttcttcctttccTTAATTAGTTGCCAACTAAAGGATTCgggttttgaatttttgataTATTGGGCAGGTGGTTTTGCCGAAACGGAACTCGGCGTGGTGAAGTTCCCTGACATAAGCACCACAATTCTTGAGAAGATCTGCAAGTATTTCTATTGGAATCTTCAATTCGCCAGGTTTTGATTATCTGTTTCTCTCTTTTGCTATTGGATTTTACCTCATTCATGTTATTGCCTgagtttttgtaatttttggaGTATTGGAAATTTATTAGGACTTTTTGTTTGGGTTAATGTTAAGTTAATAAGGTGATTATAGGGTTGATGTTTAGCAGTTTACTCAGGCTTAGTATATCTAAGTTGTGACATTATCTTAATGACAATTGTTAGGCCACGAGATAAGGGCGAGTTGTGAACTTCCAAAGTTGGCTCCTTTTTAGGAAAAGAAGTATAAAAGAAATTCCACCCCTTTCAGCTAGGAAAGGTTCAGTCTTTATGCAGAGGATGTCAGAAGATAACAGAATTTAGATGATCTCGGTATTGTCGTAGTTTAACTAAGAAGGTTTCTCTAGATTGGTGGTTTATCTGTTTTTATAATGTACCTCCATCTCTGTACTGAGCTGTATTCTTTTTGTGTATTGAAAACTTATAGGCCTCGGAATTGAACTATAAATATGATTAATGTTAAGCTAATACTGTAACTATAGGCTTAAAGTTTAAATGAAAGCTGTGCCTTAGCTACCCAGGCTTAGCATTATCTTAATGATTGGCGAAAAATTTGGAGATCACTCTTGTAAACTTTCTAAAGTTGGCTACTTTTTTCTAtttggaaaataagaaaattaattCACCCATTTCAGCAAGGAAAGGTTCAACATTTACTCCACCCAACACTATAAAAGGATGTGAGAAGATGTGAGGAATTAAGAAATTCTCGTACGTtctgtggtttttttttctctcatatTAATTAGAATTAGAAATAATGTGTCTCAGTTTTGGTTACTTATTGAGGTTAATTTAGACATCAAATGTGCATATAATTACTGATACGACTTTGGCAACAGAAAAGCTGGCAACAGAGAAGTAAGATAGAGGGGATATGCGAATATTGGTTAGGTGAACCACATATTTGCATGATAAATAGAGTTGAATTGTAGGATTTTTATCTGGATATTGGTTGAAGCTTAAACTGACTATGGTTAGTTGGAATTAATAATTTGGTGAGAATGTTACTTCACTTTTTTGCTCACTATCCTTTTACATACTTATTACTGTAATATTGTTCTTCGAACAGTGGTAAGCAGACTGAGTTTCACATTGAACCAGAACTGACCCTGGAGCTGATGATGGCAGCCAATTATCTTCATACATGAGTATATCATTTCTGCCCAGCCACGTAGGTGAATCCTATTAAAAATGTAAGATAACTCTTCGGTACCAGTTCCTAAGATTTGCATGTATACTTGTTATTTCAATGGACTATTTTCAGAGTAAGTTAactgtgtttttcttttctttttatggCTAAATGTAGTGATTGTCCACGAGGTTGGTGTTACACTGCTTGAAGACGTTAGGATTTTAAACACTGGTGTCTAGACCAGAATTGTCAACTGGACTCAATGTAGTATATGTATGATTGCACTTTGACTTGGAACAGCGTGTGAAGTCCATTGTAGTAAAGTTCATTCAGTTACAACTTATCAGACAATGTGAGACTCCTCCCTTAACATTAATGATTAGTCTTAAAACTGAGAATCATAATTTAGAGAAGATCTCTGACAAACGCTAGTCACCTGTGCTGGTTGGCTTAGATATAACTGAAGTTAACATCCGATCCCTTTAGTAGTGTCTGTTTGTTTGTGTGTGactttcaaaactctttttttttttttatcaatttattCTTTAGTTAAAATATTACGGGACACAGTGGCTGCGCTGTGCAGAGCTGTTCAAAGTTTCGAAGCTATATGTTTATGTTGGTCAGTTTTCCTCTGTGCCGTCTGCTGTTGGGGGTCTTCTAGCAGGCAAGAACATGTCTGTATTCTTACATGGTAGTGCTTTCCAGACCAGGCTATTCTGTCGTTTTTCAAAATGCTCTTGTATCTTAGAgctaaatttcaatttcaagctCCATGGATGATTTATGATTACATTCTCAAGTTAACTCTGTCATTGAAAATGGCCGCAAAAGTTGGATTTCAGTTCGAAGTCAGAAGTCTCAGATCCTGCTGGGTTACAAGGGGAAAGGACTTATGTTAACCAAAGTACCCAAAAAAAGCAACAAGAACCTATTCCTAAATATGTGCACTACATTTGCATCACTAAAGATGCTATTTGCAAAGCCAAACTGTGGCAGACACCTTCCGTGCACCCACTTTCGATTCCCTCTTCACTAAACAATCAGCTTCCCCTCAAACAAATATTACCCGCCATCACTATGGCGCCCTTCATACGCAAGCCACTGACTTGCTGTGTTCTCTCAGCTTCTGTAGAAGTTGATCTACTCAATGGTTGTGTGCGTACACGAAATCTGTCTCGATCAGAGATCTAATCTTTTTAAATGGCCAGGGGATTAATCAGTGGGAAGGTCCTTCTGTAGATTATCACTCCAACAGGGGCCGCATTCACCATTGTCACATTGTGTTTCTCCATTCAAATGAGGGTTCCTTCTCttcttccgtcagtttttgcTTTTGTTGTGTTCTTCTTGCCTTCAG encodes:
- the LOC126787757 gene encoding uncharacterized protein LOC126787757 translates to MKKEDTVKLISAEGFEFVVHRDAAMVSQTIRNMLTSPGGFAETELGVVKFPDISTTILEKICKYFYWNLQFASGKQTEFHIEPELTLELMMAANYLHT